TCAGCAGCGACGAGTGAGAACATCAGTGTCGTTCCGCGAAGTGCCGACGTTTTCAAAtcaagaaaaggaaaagaacaATAATAATCATGATGTGCTGGTTCTTTACTTGGAAGAGAACAATAATTCTGGAAAATTTACTAGTCGAAAAGCGGAATTCAAGTTGCGTAAACCCGATTCGAGTCTTGATCATGAAGAGATTAAGCAAAATGAAGATGAAAAAAACAAGAACGACAATACTGAAGAAGAAGTAGTGCTGTTAAAGAATAAGGACGAAGATGATCAAGATTTATACGAATCTGATGAGTCGAGAAAACTGTCTGCAATGAAACAATTTTCAAGATTCGTTATGCCCCGTAACAAGAAGAAGGGAAGATTTAGTAAATCGAATGTGAAGAGCCCGGAGAAACCTATGAATCAGAAGGAAGCAATGGCGGAATCGAAGTTcatgaagaaattcaagaatcaGCTTGCGAGTAAAGATGTGCAATCTGAGTGTAGTTCGGAAGAATCGAGCCCGGTTTCTGTTCTTGATCTTGATGATTATTTTGATGATGAATTGCCTTGCCCAGGTCAGTTTCAAACTTTCTTGAAAATGGAACTACTGTTACCTACTTTTTCTTTTACTAACGGatacaaaaaatttaactttttttttcaaatttcacaATCATTAGTAGTTTCGGATAATTTTCATTACATTGATATTTGACATTATACATTAAAAAACTTAATATTTAGAGATTCTGTGTgtaaaattataacaataaaattaaaaaaattatagttgccagaaaaaacccaaaccttttaCTTTTACTGTTTTGACGCTTTGAGCACTGCATTTAAAAgttgataaaatttatcatttcattTTTCTTGCAATTTATGGCACATCACCATATTTCTTTTcgttaattataaaattgtcaATACCACACCGTTTGGTGAACGAAAAGAAAAGCTTATGGATCATAGTTTTCctaatttatcattaaaaatactaataaaacattaatttttttaaatttgattctaattattgaaattaagaatttaacTAGAATTGTAAGATCATtatgctatttttttttataaatataaattataaattactcgacttgtttttaattaatttcttgaTTTTGTTACGCAGACTACTCATCAATTGCACGTTCAACTCGGTTATCCATCGATCTTGAGCCAAaggaaataacaaaaaatgagTACAAGAAACAGAGTAAAAAAGACTCAAAATACTACACAGAAATAGTAAAAAAGCTATGCAAATTGATAGAAGAAGACATTAAAGAGACAAAATGGGTGGCAAAGGAAGTGTCTGAATTCGAGAGCGTTGAAGAAATTTGCTCAGAATTTGGGCAGGAAATATTGGACACATTAGTGAAGCAAGTAGTTGAAGAACTTGTAGGATTTCACTTGAAATCTTTTATTGATGGCAAAGTTTTTTGAATATGTAAATGTATACTTATAAGTtgtatgtctttttttttttgcagtaaTTATAGATTCACAAAGTTTAAGAACAGTAGagtaattgtaaaataaaatatagattttaacatattttacaattttaaaaaaattatctttggcaatttaaaataatattttttaaagaagaacgattaattttattattaaaaagatGTTGATGATAATGACAAAAGAATGACATGATTATATataggcttaatgccttaaaaactccgacctttcatcctcttttcaatcctaccctgacgttaagaaattgtcaattttaccgcaatttgtattttttttcatttcaattgtaccctgaagcataaaattaacctttatttatttgataaaagttcaataattttttttaaaaatggtcaatttaatataaaaagttaatctaatataaaaagggtcaatttagagaatttatgccaaataaaaaaaggtcaattttatgctttagggtacaattgaaatgaaaaaaatataaaatagggtaaaattgacagttTTGCAACGTTaaggtaggattgaaaaggagaTGAAAGATCaggttttttttaagacattaagccttaTATATAatgtttagtaatttttttattgataactTACTTGAtatgtaaattataaaaaatataattatttgtatttttaaaacggcAATATTGCGGAGgcttaatcatccaaaaatactcgactattttgatttttcgttgatactgaaaatttttaaaatcgtaaattttattttaatttttaattttcagttttcattGTACCTATTTTTAAAGATCAAATTACTCTCAAGTTCACAATATATTCTATAATTCACAGTTGCGCccattgtttttaaaaattaaataatatggttctccattttttttccGTCAATGTTTTAGTGCTTTGGTTCATTTTTGGTATTAGTCAATTAAgtcaaaagaaataattaaacaaattgaattttaattttttccgtaaacttatattattaatgtgtataaataaaaattactatattttatgcggtttaatgacttaataacttcaatttaaatttttaatttaaattttttagcattttaaattttttagcattttaattttaattaaattttttagcattttaagtttttcatttttttagttttaaaaaataaataaaataagaaaagtaaaaaaatatttattaagtcATCggatcttttaaaaatataatttttatttatatttgtgtcATAAATAAGTTGAAGGATGAAAtatcaatttcatttttttgttaagTCCGTTAACTTTATTATTATCGACAACAATAAATACAAGGACTAAAATGTTAATAGAAGTAAAGGTGGAGGATcatatcattttattttcaagatcaacaaataaaaaaatgaattatggTGTATGTGGGGAACCTGAGAGTATTCTAAATTGGAGttttttttcacttgaaaaaggttcaaatatctccttcatatttgacttatagttttaaattttaatactttctaaaattttaaagactTATTATgtaccaaatataaataatatatgtttttagtgtgaaaaaaattcaattcgaAAAATGGTCGAATTGACAACTTTAAAGTTTGTGATAGAAACAGAAAAAGTTACAACAATGATTAACTTTTAGATAAATAATCCTATTGTAAATGAGTGCTTTTTACTGTTACTTtagtttttctaaaatatactccctccggtgcataatatttgtcgcatttagtTTTGACACaagaactaaaaaaaaattaatatgtcttaatttgtagacacttttactaagttaaccctacattgaaacttatttacatttatgattaccattttcatttgtttattgtattttttcaaaaaaataataggggacaaacataaaaaaatactagcaattaatgctctcttgatattctaacatgacaaatattatgaaccaaaaatatttctcaaatgcgacaaatattatggatcaGAGGGAGTAGTATTTTAGATATATCACCGGTAAATGGATTACAACCACTTTAATTCAATGGTGAAATTGATAAAGCAGcctaaaaataaactaattgcaACAAATTAATGTGCATATATTGTTGTTGTGAGTAGGGGTATAAATGAGATGGACTACTCGTGAGTTATTTTAAACCGACTAAAAAAACTTGAAATTGGCTCGAAAAGTTCGAGCCGATCTCGAGCGCGAGCTACTCAAATTTCATCTCGAGCCAAGCTCAAACTCAAGTTTCATCTCGAGCCGACCTAAAGTATCCATTATGCCATACAAAACTAATCAGGCttcttataaataaaaaatattaatattattatattatattggcTTTTTATACCTTTAAGTTTAAGTGTgtatcatataaattaattaaattatatatttcatagtgaaaaaattaacatatatcaaatatgtttattttttaataactatttttatttttattaaatttaaatcgtGTTTGAGCTCGAGCAGTTCGAATGTTCGAACTCGAGCTTgaacttaaaaatttaagtcCAGTCGAGTTTGAGTTTAAGCCCGAGCATGTATTATACAGTCGAATACAAGTTCGAACTTGATTTAAATTGGACTCGGCTCGGCTCATAAACACCCTAGTTTGAGTTTGTTAAAGTGATGTGGAAAGAGTTAGCCTCCCTTATATGCAATGCAGTTCCATTCTGGGTGCACATGGGATACATGTTTCTCTCCATGTGCAAAGCATAATTGGGAACTATTATCccatatgtttaaaaagttCATTAGAAAATTTCAATGATAAAAATCAGACTTGAATCGGATTCAAATCCAGTCTAAACTCATCCAGATCCGCTCAATGATTAGGTTCATTCTTTAGCTATTGTATGCTATAGGACAAACTCTTTAAAAAGCAATAGATTCCTATAGTAAGCTGCTGTATatttgttttccttaaattataaaaaaaaattgtttttcttgTTACATAGTATGTAAGGGGCCCTAGATCAGTTCAAATTATGAGTAGGTTATTTGCGGGAGGTAAAATTCgaacattaaattttaaacggccGTATACGTAAATATGATTTGAA
This region of Mercurialis annua linkage group LG1-X, ddMerAnnu1.2, whole genome shotgun sequence genomic DNA includes:
- the LOC126678928 gene encoding uncharacterized protein LOC126678928, yielding MTKPQNKGCFSSIARLLLCKRSLQTHPTDQNTEPNTTPFQCDRLNKDLINIEVVVNVQVEDSPPSDLPTATTGGAVCTDTAPPGVVARLMGLNSLPKTNWVFKGERLLQQDLATRSRSANFMDYVVEFDLAQADDDTQQRRVRTSVSFREVPTFSNQEKEKNNNNHDVLVLYLEENNNSGKFTSRKAEFKLRKPDSSLDHEEIKQNEDEKNKNDNTEEEVVLLKNKDEDDQDLYESDESRKLSAMKQFSRFVMPRNKKKGRFSKSNVKSPEKPMNQKEAMAESKFMKKFKNQLASKDVQSECSSEESSPVSVLDLDDYFDDELPCPDYSSIARSTRLSIDLEPKEITKNEYKKQSKKDSKYYTEIVKKLCKLIEEDIKETKWVAKEVSEFESVEEICSEFGQEILDTLVKQVVEELVGFHLKSFIDGKVF